The proteins below come from a single uncultured Fibrobacter sp. genomic window:
- a CDS encoding fibrobacter succinogenes major paralogous domain-containing protein, translating to MKRFIVSFGLAILFAACSGDNVCSVDKPEASDSSSSVAPVSSSKTVKSSSSNDVVKSSSSNDVVESSSSADALPDTVLVDERDGQTYRIVKIGDQTWMAENLNYETENSFCYNDSSEYCETYGRLYTWAAAVGKSEKECGSSLCGLPRRNVQGVCPSGWHLPSHEEMDDFVYTVGTYPLVTAIIKSRTGWDDGSNGTDDYGFSALPAGYRNIVGGYAGKNSAYFWMAEEDRQETAYKMGLIDGDPTATWGSDNKKLAFSVRCIKDKELTLKDWSWDVPKDVRLNPDVAYDSVKDSRDGNVYKTVKIGDQVWMAENLNYADSVATPGLKGASWCIDNDTANCNVAGRLYYWEAAVQGACLDGWHLPTKEEWSTLIDTLGGAVSAGKRLKSITGWDKDGNGVDDFGFSALPAGKASSAPFYGLSFSNDGVGTLFWSSTEGDDVGAYGVSLWNYSDVADLDYFFKDLGSSVRCVKDSE from the coding sequence ATGAAAAGATTTATAGTTTCGTTTGGTCTTGCGATTCTTTTTGCGGCCTGTAGTGGAGATAACGTGTGTTCCGTTGACAAGCCTGAAGCAAGTGATTCTTCGTCAAGCGTTGCGCCGGTGTCCAGCAGCAAGACGGTTAAATCAAGCAGTAGCAACGATGTGGTTAAATCAAGCAGTAGCAACGATGTGGTTGAATCGAGTAGCAGTGCCGATGCTTTGCCAGATACGGTATTGGTGGACGAACGGGATGGTCAAACTTACAGAATCGTTAAAATCGGCGACCAGACCTGGATGGCAGAAAACCTGAATTATGAAACGGAAAATAGTTTTTGCTATAACGATTCGTCCGAGTACTGCGAAACGTACGGTCGCCTCTACACTTGGGCGGCGGCGGTCGGTAAATCAGAAAAGGAATGCGGCAGCAGTTTGTGTGGCTTGCCCAGAAGAAACGTGCAGGGGGTATGCCCTAGCGGTTGGCATCTGCCGTCGCATGAAGAAATGGACGACTTTGTTTATACAGTGGGTACATATCCACTTGTGACGGCTATAATCAAGTCGCGGACCGGGTGGGATGATGGGTCGAACGGTACGGACGATTATGGCTTTTCTGCACTTCCTGCAGGCTATCGCAATATTGTGGGGGGATATGCCGGCAAGAACAGTGCTTACTTTTGGATGGCTGAAGAGGACCGTCAAGAAACGGCTTATAAGATGGGCTTGATTGACGGCGATCCAACGGCTACTTGGGGAAGTGATAACAAGAAACTCGCGTTCTCTGTACGTTGCATCAAGGACAAGGAACTGACTTTGAAGGATTGGAGCTGGGATGTGCCGAAGGATGTCCGTCTGAATCCGGATGTTGCATACGACAGCGTTAAGGATTCTCGCGATGGCAATGTTTACAAGACTGTAAAAATAGGTGACCAAGTCTGGATGGCCGAAAATCTGAATTACGCCGACAGCGTGGCAACCCCCGGCTTGAAAGGCGCAAGTTGGTGCATTGACAATGATACTGCCAACTGTAATGTGGCTGGACGCCTCTACTATTGGGAGGCCGCCGTGCAGGGCGCTTGCCTTGACGGTTGGCATTTGCCGACAAAAGAGGAGTGGAGCACATTGATTGATACCCTTGGGGGCGCTGTGTCGGCGGGTAAACGTCTCAAGTCCATCACCGGCTGGGATAAAGACGGCAACGGCGTTGACGATTTCGGCTTCTCAGCTTTACCGGCAGGGAAGGCTTCTTCTGCGCCTTTTTATGGATTGTCATTTAGTAATGATGGTGTGGGAACTCTTTTCTGGAGTTCTACAGAAGGCGATGACGTCGGCGCATACGGTGTATCGTTGTGGAATTATTCTGATGTGGCTGATTTGGATTACTTTTTCAAAGATCTCGGGTCATCAGTCCGTTGCGTGAAAGATTCTGAATAA
- a CDS encoding O-acetylhomoserine aminocarboxypropyltransferase/cysteine synthase family protein, whose product MSKIETLCIQGGWQPKNGEPRVLPIYQSTTFKYETTNDMADLFDLKASGYFYTRLQNPTNDAVANKIAALEGGVAAMLTSSGQAANFYAVFNICESGDHFISTSAIYGGTSNLFSVTMKKLGIECTFVDQDASDEEIEKAFRPNTKCVFGETVANPAGKVLDLKRFADLAHKHGVPMIVDNTFPTPILCRPIEFGVDIVTHSTTKYMDGHAMAVGGCIVDSGNFDWEANHDRFKGLTEPDPSYHGLAYTKAFGKGAYITKATAQLMRDFGSIQSPQNAFLLNVGLETLHLRMPRHCENALVCAKFLKNHPKVAWVNYAGLEGDKYYELAQKQFKGGLPCGVLTFGIKGGREKSIQFMDSLKMICIVTHVADARSCVLHPASHTHRQLSDEQLIEAGVAPDLIRFSVGIENVEDIIADLTQALDKV is encoded by the coding sequence ATGTCTAAAATCGAAACTCTTTGCATTCAGGGTGGCTGGCAGCCGAAAAACGGCGAACCGCGCGTCCTCCCCATCTACCAGAGCACCACGTTCAAGTACGAAACCACCAATGACATGGCTGACTTGTTCGACCTGAAGGCCAGTGGCTACTTCTACACCCGTCTGCAGAACCCGACCAACGACGCTGTCGCCAATAAGATTGCTGCTCTCGAAGGTGGTGTCGCTGCCATGCTCACGAGCTCCGGTCAGGCTGCAAACTTCTACGCCGTATTCAACATCTGCGAATCTGGCGACCACTTCATCAGCACTTCTGCCATTTATGGCGGTACGAGCAACCTCTTCAGCGTCACTATGAAGAAGCTCGGTATCGAATGCACATTCGTTGACCAGGATGCCTCTGACGAAGAAATCGAAAAGGCTTTCCGCCCGAACACCAAGTGCGTTTTCGGCGAAACGGTTGCCAACCCGGCTGGTAAGGTGCTTGACCTCAAGCGCTTTGCCGATCTCGCCCACAAGCACGGCGTTCCGATGATTGTGGACAACACTTTCCCGACCCCGATTCTCTGCCGCCCGATTGAATTCGGCGTTGACATCGTGACCCACTCCACGACCAAGTACATGGACGGCCACGCTATGGCTGTGGGTGGCTGCATTGTGGATAGCGGCAACTTCGACTGGGAAGCAAACCACGACCGTTTCAAGGGCCTCACCGAACCGGATCCGAGCTATCACGGTCTCGCCTACACGAAGGCTTTCGGCAAGGGAGCCTACATCACGAAGGCTACTGCACAGCTCATGCGCGACTTTGGTTCCATCCAGTCTCCGCAGAATGCGTTCCTCCTGAACGTGGGTCTTGAAACCTTGCACCTCCGCATGCCGCGCCACTGCGAAAACGCTCTCGTTTGCGCCAAGTTCCTCAAGAACCACCCGAAGGTCGCTTGGGTCAACTACGCTGGTCTTGAAGGCGACAAGTATTATGAACTCGCCCAGAAGCAGTTTAAGGGCGGTCTCCCGTGCGGCGTTCTCACGTTCGGCATCAAGGGCGGTCGTGAAAAGTCTATCCAGTTCATGGATAGCCTCAAGATGATTTGCATCGTGACTCACGTGGCCGATGCCCGTAGCTGCGTGCTGCACCCGGCAAGCCACACTCACCGTCAGCTTAGCGACGAACAGTTGATTGAAGCTGGTGTTGCTCCTGACCTGATCCGTTTCAGCGTCGGTATCGAAAATGTCGAAGACATTATTGCCGACTTGACTCAGGCTCTCGACAAAGTGTAA
- the leuS gene encoding leucine--tRNA ligase gives MAKYNPQEIETKWQAYWEEHQTFKTGTDKSKPKYYCLDMFPYPSGAGLHVGHPEGYTATDIICRYKRSRGFNVLHPMGWDAFGLPAEQYAIQTGTHPAITTKKNCDNFRRQIKRLGLSYDWNKEVNTTDPKYYKWTQWIFKRLYGTWFDEDQQKGRPIEELPIPADVEAKGAAEVRKYKDGKRLAYYADAQVWWCKHCKIVCANEEVLNDGSHEKCGTKEVERRNLKQWLMRIPLYGDRLLKGLDKLDWPQGVKDMQKNWIGKSFGAEVDFAIADANGKPTEKKLRVYTTRCDTLFGATYMVVAPEHAMVPELTTAEQKAAVEEYVHAAALKSDLDRTELAKEKTGVFTGSYAVNPLTGTKIPVWVADYVLTGYGTGAIMAVPAHDTRDFDFAKKFNLPVICIMEPDASCPEDVRPKVLAGEACWAADGTYINSENATLCLNGLNKKQGIAKVIEWLEANKIGKATVNYKLRDWLFSRQRYWGEPFPIIHWEDGEISTVDDSELPVLLPELKDYKPGDGGQSPLANATEWLQVTDKNGRKGIRETNTMPQWAGSCWYYLRYIDACNGDAFVAKELEKYWMPVDLYVGGAEHAVLHLLYSRFWHKVLFDLGLVSTDEPFQKLFNQGMILAFAYEDAAGSKVPTDEVEEKNGKYFKKGTDIELKQIVAKMSKSLKNVVNPDDVVRDYGADSLRLYEMFMGPLDAVKPWQTKGIEGMNRFLGRAWRSVVGDSDEAPVFVDETAPEAIEKVMHQTVIKVTSDIENMSFNTAISQLMIFNNEMMKMDKRYREPCETFVKLLHPFAPHIAEEMWSILGHNESLTNVAWPEADHSKAVENTVEVVFQVNGKVRAKASVAKDMDKAALEKLAMDNDRMKEFMAGKTVVKSIVVPGKLVNIVVK, from the coding sequence ATGGCTAAGTATAATCCGCAAGAGATCGAAACCAAGTGGCAGGCCTACTGGGAAGAACATCAGACTTTCAAGACGGGCACCGATAAGTCCAAGCCCAAGTATTACTGCCTGGACATGTTCCCGTACCCGAGTGGCGCAGGCCTCCATGTGGGCCACCCCGAAGGTTACACCGCTACCGACATTATTTGCCGCTACAAGCGCAGCCGCGGTTTCAATGTGCTCCACCCGATGGGTTGGGACGCATTTGGCCTTCCCGCTGAACAGTATGCCATCCAGACCGGTACGCACCCGGCCATTACCACCAAGAAGAACTGCGACAATTTCCGCCGCCAGATCAAGCGCCTTGGCTTGAGCTATGACTGGAACAAGGAAGTCAACACCACCGACCCGAAGTATTACAAGTGGACGCAGTGGATTTTCAAGCGCCTTTACGGCACCTGGTTCGATGAAGACCAGCAGAAGGGCCGCCCCATTGAAGAACTCCCGATTCCGGCTGACGTCGAAGCCAAGGGTGCTGCCGAAGTCCGCAAGTACAAGGACGGCAAGCGTCTCGCTTACTACGCCGATGCTCAGGTGTGGTGGTGCAAGCACTGCAAGATTGTGTGCGCTAACGAAGAAGTTTTGAACGATGGTTCTCACGAAAAGTGCGGCACCAAGGAAGTGGAACGCCGTAACCTCAAGCAGTGGCTCATGCGCATTCCGCTGTATGGCGACCGCTTGCTGAAGGGCCTCGACAAGCTCGACTGGCCGCAGGGCGTGAAGGACATGCAGAAGAACTGGATTGGCAAGAGCTTCGGTGCCGAAGTGGATTTTGCCATTGCCGACGCAAACGGCAAGCCGACCGAAAAGAAGCTCCGCGTCTACACGACCCGTTGCGATACGCTGTTCGGTGCAACCTACATGGTGGTGGCTCCTGAACACGCCATGGTGCCGGAACTCACGACTGCCGAACAGAAGGCCGCTGTGGAAGAATACGTGCACGCCGCCGCTTTGAAGAGCGACCTCGACCGTACGGAACTTGCTAAGGAAAAGACCGGTGTGTTCACTGGTTCTTATGCCGTGAACCCGCTTACCGGCACGAAGATTCCGGTGTGGGTCGCTGACTATGTTTTGACGGGCTATGGCACTGGCGCTATCATGGCTGTGCCTGCTCACGATACTCGCGACTTCGATTTCGCGAAGAAGTTCAACCTCCCGGTGATCTGCATTATGGAACCGGATGCAAGCTGCCCCGAAGATGTTCGCCCGAAGGTTCTCGCTGGCGAAGCTTGCTGGGCTGCCGACGGCACCTACATCAATAGCGAAAATGCAACGCTCTGCCTGAACGGTCTCAACAAGAAGCAGGGTATCGCGAAGGTCATCGAATGGCTCGAAGCGAACAAGATCGGTAAGGCCACCGTGAACTACAAGCTCCGCGACTGGCTCTTTAGCCGTCAGCGTTACTGGGGCGAACCGTTCCCGATTATCCATTGGGAAGATGGTGAAATCTCTACTGTTGATGATTCCGAACTGCCGGTGCTGTTGCCGGAACTCAAGGATTACAAGCCGGGTGACGGCGGACAGTCTCCGCTCGCCAACGCTACCGAATGGCTCCAGGTGACCGACAAGAACGGCCGCAAGGGTATCCGCGAAACGAATACCATGCCGCAGTGGGCTGGCTCTTGCTGGTATTACCTCCGCTACATCGACGCTTGCAACGGCGACGCATTTGTGGCAAAGGAACTTGAAAAGTACTGGATGCCGGTTGACCTCTATGTGGGTGGTGCCGAACACGCCGTGCTTCACTTGCTCTACAGCCGTTTCTGGCACAAGGTCTTGTTCGATCTCGGCCTCGTCTCTACCGACGAACCGTTCCAGAAGCTCTTCAACCAGGGCATGATTCTTGCCTTCGCTTACGAAGATGCCGCTGGCTCCAAGGTCCCGACCGACGAAGTGGAAGAAAAGAACGGCAAGTACTTCAAGAAGGGTACTGACATCGAACTCAAGCAGATTGTGGCTAAGATGAGTAAGTCCCTCAAGAACGTCGTGAATCCCGATGATGTTGTCCGCGACTACGGTGCTGACAGCCTTCGCTTGTACGAAATGTTCATGGGTCCGCTCGATGCAGTGAAGCCGTGGCAGACCAAGGGCATCGAAGGCATGAACCGCTTCCTCGGCCGCGCTTGGCGCTCCGTGGTGGGCGATTCTGATGAAGCCCCGGTCTTTGTGGACGAAACCGCTCCCGAAGCCATCGAAAAGGTGATGCACCAGACCGTCATCAAGGTCACGAGCGACATCGAGAACATGAGCTTCAACACCGCGATTAGCCAGCTGATGATCTTCAACAACGAAATGATGAAGATGGACAAGCGCTACCGCGAACCGTGCGAAACCTTCGTGAAGTTGCTGCACCCGTTTGCCCCGCACATCGCCGAAGAAATGTGGAGCATCCTCGGTCACAACGAATCGCTCACGAACGTCGCTTGGCCGGAAGCTGACCACTCCAAGGCTGTGGAAAACACCGTGGAAGTCGTGTTCCAGGTGAACGGCAAGGTCCGCGCGAAGGCATCTGTCGCGAAGGACATGGACAAGGCCGCCCTCGAAAAGCTCGCCATGGACAACGACAGAATGAAAGAGTTTATGGCTGGCAAGACCGTCGTGAAGTCCATCGTGGTCCCGGGCAAGCTCGTGAATATTGTGGTTAAGTAA
- a CDS encoding patatin family protein translates to MAMYKDIALAVEGGGMRGAYSAGVLDVFLDNGIKFGACAGTSAGATHLCSYLSEQRERNKRLDTVHSASKRYMSWGNLIRTGDFFELDYCYNQIPRVVDPFDFEKFRENTAETKFYAVATNLETGGPEYLLTRDLDKPEDMDKIRASASLPLMSHIVEVDGMKLLDGGVGDSIPFEVFTGMGYKKQVVIVTQPEGFVKKPNSMIPLFKLFYRKYPKFIEAARNRHIRYNQCLRTLEERVAQGSAFMIRPSAEFKISRLEKDKSKLVELYDMGVKDATALMPKLMEFLEK, encoded by the coding sequence ATGGCGATGTATAAGGATATTGCGCTTGCTGTTGAAGGCGGCGGCATGCGCGGTGCGTATTCGGCCGGCGTATTGGACGTATTTTTAGATAACGGAATCAAGTTTGGAGCATGTGCCGGAACCTCGGCAGGTGCCACTCACCTTTGTAGCTATCTGTCGGAACAGCGTGAACGCAACAAGCGTCTCGACACCGTTCATTCGGCAAGCAAACGTTACATGAGCTGGGGCAACCTGATCCGCACCGGTGATTTTTTCGAGTTGGATTATTGCTACAATCAAATCCCGCGCGTGGTCGATCCGTTCGACTTTGAAAAGTTCCGCGAGAATACGGCCGAAACTAAATTCTATGCGGTCGCTACGAACCTGGAAACAGGCGGCCCCGAATATTTGCTCACACGCGATTTGGACAAGCCCGAAGACATGGACAAAATTCGCGCCTCGGCCTCGCTTCCGCTCATGAGCCATATCGTCGAAGTCGACGGCATGAAACTTCTGGACGGCGGTGTTGGCGACAGTATTCCGTTCGAAGTATTTACGGGCATGGGCTACAAAAAGCAGGTCGTTATCGTCACACAGCCCGAAGGCTTTGTCAAGAAGCCGAACTCCATGATTCCCCTGTTCAAGCTTTTCTACCGCAAGTACCCGAAGTTTATCGAAGCGGCAAGGAACCGCCACATTCGTTACAACCAGTGCTTGCGCACGCTAGAGGAACGTGTCGCTCAGGGCTCTGCGTTCATGATTCGTCCGAGCGCCGAATTCAAGATTTCGCGCCTCGAAAAGGACAAGTCAAAGCTTGTGGAACTTTATGACATGGGCGTAAAAGATGCGACCGCGCTCATGCCGAAACTAATGGAATTTCTAGAAAAATAA
- a CDS encoding NUDIX domain-containing protein, with the protein MEEQIDILNADGSPAGYSCGRTEVHAKGLWHRTVHIWAFDNKGRILFQLRSRVKENNPGLFDTSCAGHISAGDSSVNAAVRELREELGVHKSSRDLEYLFEAKHESVLNGGSYLDNEYYDVYKISLSDKEADSLVPQPGEVDSFTWMTREEFFAKHKLHPEKFVEHPKDYLWLMENA; encoded by the coding sequence ATGGAAGAGCAAATTGATATCTTGAATGCAGATGGATCCCCTGCCGGATATTCGTGCGGACGTACCGAGGTCCACGCCAAGGGATTGTGGCACCGCACGGTGCATATTTGGGCTTTCGATAACAAGGGCCGCATTCTTTTCCAATTGCGCAGCCGCGTAAAAGAAAACAATCCAGGACTTTTTGACACGAGTTGCGCGGGCCATATTTCGGCCGGAGATTCCAGCGTGAATGCCGCCGTGCGCGAACTGCGCGAAGAATTGGGCGTGCACAAGAGTTCGCGCGACCTCGAATATTTATTCGAGGCTAAGCACGAAAGCGTGCTTAACGGCGGCTCTTACCTCGACAACGAATACTACGATGTCTACAAGATTTCTCTCAGCGACAAGGAAGCGGATTCTCTTGTGCCGCAGCCGGGCGAAGTCGATAGCTTTACCTGGATGACCCGCGAAGAATTCTTTGCAAAGCACAAGTTGCATCCTGAAAAATTCGTGGAACATCCGAAAGATTATTTGTGGCTCATGGAGAATGCCTAA
- a CDS encoding DUF1653 domain-containing protein translates to MSKAIAGHKYRHYKKETMIYTVVTADALDCESVKPLVVYRSEYETPDHPKGTLWVRDREDFESKVTLADGTIVDRFTEI, encoded by the coding sequence ATGTCAAAAGCAATTGCCGGTCACAAGTATCGTCACTACAAAAAAGAAACGATGATTTATACCGTCGTCACCGCCGACGCTCTTGACTGTGAATCGGTCAAACCGCTCGTGGTTTATCGCAGCGAATACGAAACGCCCGACCACCCGAAGGGGACCTTATGGGTGCGTGACCGCGAAGATTTTGAAAGCAAGGTGACGCTTGCCGACGGTACTATCGTAGACCGTTTTACTGAAATCTGA
- a CDS encoding DMT family transporter — protein MIPSRNSLTFWHLLAIITITFWGTSFVSTKVLLNHGFSAVQIFSLRFAITYLILLAASHKQFRSQNWKHELILFISGITGCTLYFWTENTALSFSPSSNVALIICANPLLILILGSIFYKSERLGKRQVLGCLVTFVGMVLVVLNGKFVLKLSPVGDLLACSAGVMWAIYSLVVKQLNGKYNSLFITRKMFFYGTLMSIPALFIEARGDVSKVLDIPWQNFMEPVVAFNFLCLTVCCSLFGYLIWNNVLKQLGTVLASNYGYVAPLITMITAAIALGERITPIAIVGAVAIVAGMILAEFKRK, from the coding sequence ATGATACCCTCTCGCAACAGTCTCACCTTTTGGCATTTGCTCGCCATTATTACCATCACCTTTTGGGGCACGAGCTTCGTAAGCACGAAGGTGCTCTTGAATCATGGTTTTTCGGCAGTGCAAATCTTCTCGTTGCGTTTTGCGATTACCTACTTGATCCTTTTGGCGGCAAGTCACAAGCAATTCCGCAGCCAGAACTGGAAGCATGAACTGATTCTGTTCATCAGTGGCATTACCGGATGTACACTTTACTTTTGGACCGAAAATACGGCGCTTTCGTTTTCGCCGTCGAGTAACGTGGCGCTCATTATTTGCGCGAACCCGTTACTCATTCTGATTCTCGGAAGCATTTTCTATAAAAGCGAACGCCTCGGCAAGCGACAAGTTCTAGGCTGTCTTGTCACATTCGTTGGCATGGTATTGGTGGTTCTAAACGGCAAATTCGTCTTGAAGCTTTCGCCCGTGGGTGATCTGCTCGCCTGCAGCGCCGGAGTCATGTGGGCAATCTATTCGCTAGTCGTGAAGCAATTGAACGGCAAGTACAATTCGCTGTTCATTACACGCAAGATGTTTTTCTACGGAACCCTGATGTCTATCCCCGCCCTGTTTATCGAAGCACGAGGCGATGTGTCGAAAGTGCTTGATATTCCTTGGCAGAACTTTATGGAACCCGTCGTCGCTTTTAACTTTCTGTGCCTTACGGTATGTTGCTCCCTGTTCGGATACCTTATCTGGAACAACGTGCTGAAACAGCTCGGCACAGTTCTTGCGAGCAACTACGGCTACGTAGCGCCCTTGATTACCATGATTACGGCTGCAATTGCTCTTGGCGAACGCATTACGCCCATTGCCATCGTGGGCGCAGTGGCTATTGTCGCAGGCATGATTCTAGCCGAATTCAAGCGAAAATAA